The following are from one region of the Leptospira yasudae genome:
- the pepN gene encoding aminopeptidase N produces MDAPNILTQTEALERASLVNQVSYEIRLDLKAGSSTYQGETKILFFYTGKGKGKLKVDFVTKKIEVFLLNGKDFSGYTKTDSSLDLPGDSLNQGKNEIKIKYVNDYNHSGSGFHQFKDPSDNSEYLHTDFEPFEAHRLFPCFDQPDLKATYELSLVGPKEWKYVHNTLPLKEEVQKERISIRFQKTALFSTYLFALIAGPYEVWEDKYKNIPLRILCRKSLSKYLDAENLFAITKESFAFLESYFDLPYPYAKYDQIFVPEFNMGAMENVGAVTFSEHYIFRSPRIYSEYLGRANTIYHEMVHMWFGNLVTMKWWNDLWLNESFADYLSYYAMSHGKLFPDALEHFYVREEWAYREDQLSTTHPIAGSAENTLDAISNFDGISYSKGASVLRQLMYYIGEDSFRKAMRKYFQKFANSNTVQTDFLDTMSETSGIDIRGWSKEWLDTTGVNTLLPEWKEDHLLIRQLPSEKNGLFRTHALEVTIFSLNGDTFEVAWKDRVVVKGQETILPYKHKPGSSEIVVLNTNDYAYAKTYLPKDGIALLKTSLNKLKDRFARRILWGSLWQMTRDAEISPKDFLELVFAQGIYEEDIAVRSSHILTKASSIAASYLKKEHREEWSTKLNELAKRGLHDSSTKEEEKIVWYRMLEGTSRTPGQLSYLKDLLDGTIVIPGIKIDQERRWSILTRLSAFGNKDAFDLIAQEEKADTSDLGAKKAYGARVAYPDAKSKAEAWKEFTNAKTKLSTDTLRYGMRGFYWDHQEDMLKQYEDLYFAAVIGIYKDRDSHFSSAFGNILFPGVEPNQALVDKTNRFLKEQKEIPALLKKDLKQHRDDLERTVKILSRQ; encoded by the coding sequence ATGGACGCTCCAAATATACTCACACAAACGGAAGCTCTTGAAAGAGCAAGCCTCGTCAATCAAGTCAGCTACGAAATTCGCCTCGATCTGAAAGCTGGATCGTCCACGTATCAGGGAGAAACGAAGATTCTCTTTTTTTATACGGGCAAAGGAAAGGGAAAACTCAAAGTGGACTTTGTCACAAAGAAGATCGAAGTATTTCTTCTGAACGGAAAGGATTTTTCCGGTTACACCAAAACCGATTCCTCTTTGGATTTGCCGGGCGATTCGCTGAATCAAGGGAAGAATGAAATCAAGATCAAGTATGTGAACGACTACAATCACAGCGGTTCGGGATTTCATCAGTTCAAAGATCCTTCGGACAATTCGGAATATCTTCACACGGATTTCGAACCGTTCGAAGCGCACCGATTGTTTCCGTGTTTCGATCAGCCCGATCTTAAAGCGACGTACGAACTTTCCCTTGTTGGTCCGAAGGAATGGAAATACGTTCACAACACTCTTCCTCTCAAAGAAGAAGTTCAAAAAGAAAGAATCTCCATTCGGTTTCAAAAGACCGCTTTGTTCTCCACGTATTTGTTCGCTTTGATCGCAGGACCGTACGAAGTTTGGGAAGATAAATACAAAAACATTCCCTTACGAATTTTATGCAGAAAGTCCCTTTCCAAATATTTGGATGCGGAGAATCTGTTTGCGATCACGAAGGAATCCTTTGCGTTTTTAGAATCGTATTTCGATCTTCCGTATCCGTACGCCAAATACGATCAGATCTTCGTGCCCGAATTCAATATGGGTGCGATGGAAAACGTGGGGGCGGTTACGTTTTCGGAACATTATATTTTTAGAAGTCCCCGGATCTATTCCGAATATCTCGGAAGAGCCAACACGATCTATCACGAGATGGTTCATATGTGGTTCGGAAATCTGGTCACGATGAAATGGTGGAACGATCTTTGGTTGAACGAAAGTTTTGCGGATTACCTTTCCTATTACGCGATGTCGCACGGGAAATTATTTCCGGACGCGCTCGAACACTTTTATGTTCGGGAAGAATGGGCGTATCGGGAAGATCAGTTGTCCACGACTCATCCGATAGCCGGAAGCGCGGAAAACACGTTAGACGCCATCAGCAATTTCGACGGGATCTCCTATTCCAAAGGAGCTTCCGTCCTTCGGCAGTTGATGTATTATATCGGAGAGGATTCTTTCCGAAAAGCGATGCGGAAATACTTTCAGAAATTCGCGAATTCGAATACGGTTCAAACCGACTTTTTGGATACGATGTCCGAAACGTCGGGAATCGATATCCGCGGCTGGAGCAAAGAATGGCTGGATACGACCGGAGTGAATACGCTTCTTCCCGAATGGAAAGAGGATCATCTGTTAATCCGACAGCTTCCTTCCGAAAAGAACGGTCTCTTTCGAACGCACGCGCTGGAAGTTACGATTTTTTCCCTGAATGGCGACACGTTCGAAGTCGCGTGGAAGGACCGGGTGGTCGTCAAGGGACAAGAAACGATTCTCCCTTATAAACACAAACCGGGATCTTCGGAGATCGTCGTATTGAACACGAACGATTATGCGTATGCGAAGACCTATCTTCCGAAGGACGGGATCGCTCTTTTAAAAACTTCTTTGAACAAACTCAAGGATCGTTTTGCGCGGAGAATTCTCTGGGGTTCCCTGTGGCAGATGACGCGCGACGCGGAAATTTCTCCGAAAGATTTTCTGGAACTGGTATTCGCACAAGGAATTTACGAAGAGGACATCGCGGTTCGAAGCAGTCATATTCTAACGAAGGCTTCTTCCATCGCCGCGAGTTATCTCAAAAAAGAACACAGGGAAGAATGGTCCACAAAGCTGAACGAACTCGCCAAACGCGGGTTACACGATTCATCCACGAAGGAAGAGGAAAAAATCGTGTGGTATCGAATGCTGGAAGGAACTTCGAGAACGCCCGGGCAACTCTCCTACCTAAAGGATCTTTTGGACGGAACGATTGTCATTCCCGGAATTAAAATCGATCAGGAAAGAAGATGGAGTATTTTGACCCGTCTTTCGGCGTTCGGAAACAAAGACGCGTTCGATCTGATAGCGCAAGAGGAAAAAGCGGACACTTCCGATCTCGGCGCCAAAAAAGCATACGGTGCGAGAGTCGCTTATCCCGATGCAAAATCCAAAGCAGAAGCTTGGAAAGAATTCACGAATGCGAAAACGAAACTTTCCACGGACACGCTTCGTTACGGAATGCGAGGTTTTTATTGGGATCATCAGGAAGATATGCTGAAGCAATACGAAGACTTATACTTTGCGGCGGTGATCGGAATTTATAAGGATCGCGATTCTCATTTTTCTTCCGCTTTTGGAAATATCTTATTTCCAGGTGTCGAACCGAACCAAGCGCTCGTCGATAAAACAAATCGTTTTTTGAAAGAACAGAAGGAAATTCCGGCCTTGCTGAAGAAGGATTTAAAACAACACAGGGATGATTTGGAAAGAACGGTGAAAATTCTTTCGAGACAGTGA
- a CDS encoding MFS transporter: MTQTSTKHDPFQALKVADYRSFLFGKFMVTLSISIQTTVVGWQMYHLTGSNLHVGFIGLTEAIPSITMALFSGLIIDSFPRKKIITSALGLLSICSLLLLVLVVPNMNWILRDFGVYPIYGVIFLSGIARGFLNPATAAFQTQLVDKETFPNSATWSGIAWQTSLVLGPLTGGMLIVAGLYFAYSVDLLLMTFGLTMMLLVKGKPVPPKPEESETIWQSLSSGWKFVSSHQIILGAISLDLFAVLFGGAVALLPSFTEKILGQSPEIFGILRSAQGVGAVLCAFFIAARPPKKHSGWILLSCVFGFGISIILFGLSNDYRISFLCLAAAGAFDMVSVVIRHTIVQMHTPDHMRGRVSAVNHIFIGSSNEIGEFESGVTAEWLGIRKSIVAGGALTLLTVAFVGGIAPRLRKMQLKDIL; this comes from the coding sequence ATGACTCAAACTTCAACTAAACACGATCCTTTTCAAGCGCTGAAAGTCGCCGATTATCGCTCCTTTCTTTTCGGCAAGTTTATGGTGACTCTTTCCATCAGCATTCAAACCACCGTGGTCGGCTGGCAAATGTATCATCTCACGGGAAGCAACCTGCACGTCGGATTTATCGGACTTACGGAAGCGATTCCTTCGATCACGATGGCGTTGTTTTCCGGTTTGATCATCGATTCTTTTCCGAGAAAAAAAATCATCACATCCGCGCTCGGCCTTTTGTCGATTTGTTCCCTTCTCCTCCTTGTATTAGTAGTTCCTAATATGAATTGGATTCTCCGAGATTTCGGAGTGTATCCGATCTACGGAGTGATCTTTCTTTCCGGAATCGCGAGAGGATTTTTAAATCCGGCGACGGCCGCGTTTCAAACGCAACTCGTCGATAAGGAAACGTTTCCCAACTCGGCGACTTGGAGCGGGATCGCGTGGCAGACTTCTTTGGTTTTAGGTCCTCTTACGGGAGGAATGCTGATCGTAGCCGGTCTTTATTTCGCGTATTCGGTCGACCTTTTACTGATGACCTTCGGTTTAACGATGATGCTTCTCGTAAAAGGAAAACCGGTTCCTCCGAAACCGGAAGAAAGCGAAACCATCTGGCAAAGTTTGAGCAGCGGATGGAAGTTCGTTTCTTCGCATCAGATCATTCTCGGAGCGATTTCACTCGACTTGTTCGCGGTATTGTTCGGAGGCGCGGTCGCCCTTCTTCCTTCGTTTACCGAAAAGATTCTCGGTCAAAGTCCGGAGATTTTCGGAATTCTTCGTTCGGCTCAAGGAGTCGGCGCGGTTCTTTGCGCGTTCTTCATCGCGGCGAGACCTCCGAAAAAACATTCTGGTTGGATTCTTCTTTCCTGCGTGTTCGGTTTCGGTATAAGCATCATTCTTTTCGGACTTTCTAACGATTATAGAATTTCGTTTCTTTGTCTTGCGGCGGCGGGTGCGTTCGATATGGTCAGCGTCGTGATTCGACATACGATCGTGCAGATGCATACACCCGATCACATGAGAGGAAGGGTTTCCGCGGTGAATCATATCTTCATCGGTTCTTCGAACGAAATCGGAGAATTCGAATCCGGTGTGACCGCGGAATGGCTCGGAATCCGTAAGTCCATCGTCGCGGGCGGCGCGTTGACCCTTTTGACGGTTGCGTTTGTGGGCGGAATCGCCCCTCGCCTTCGCAAAATGCAGCTGAAAGACATTCTTTAA
- a CDS encoding NUDIX hydrolase: protein MKPFNPEEYDPLANLWSKNDRKDLIQTPIFKLVSWHTTSPDRKVSRDFFHLESLDWVNVIALTPDDKILLIDQYRHGIHRFSLEIPGGIAEKATLLESAQAELVEETGYVSDEWEYLGKVTGNPAILNNWCHTFIAKNVRKLHDQDLDDSEQIEIFETPLRNVPRLIDENILHHGMMVAALGMYFIKNPIQN, encoded by the coding sequence ATGAAACCTTTTAACCCGGAAGAATACGATCCTCTCGCAAATCTTTGGTCCAAAAACGATCGAAAAGATTTGATCCAAACCCCGATTTTCAAACTCGTTTCCTGGCATACCACTTCCCCCGACCGAAAAGTTTCGAGGGACTTTTTTCACTTGGAATCATTGGATTGGGTCAACGTGATCGCTCTTACACCGGACGACAAAATTCTTCTCATCGACCAATACAGACACGGCATTCATCGTTTCAGTTTGGAAATCCCCGGAGGAATCGCAGAGAAAGCGACCCTTCTCGAATCGGCGCAAGCCGAACTGGTGGAAGAGACGGGTTACGTCTCCGACGAATGGGAATACTTGGGAAAGGTTACGGGAAACCCCGCGATCCTGAACAATTGGTGTCATACTTTTATTGCGAAAAACGTTCGTAAACTTCACGATCAGGATCTGGACGATAGCGAACAAATCGAAATCTTTGAAACTCCTCTCCGCAACGTTCCCCGTTTGATCGACGAGAACATTCTCCATCATGGAATGATGGTCGCCGCTCTCGGAATGTATTTTATAAAGAACCCAATCCAAAACTAG
- a CDS encoding ATP-dependent helicase — protein MKLNPEQEKAVRHVDGPILIFAGAGSGKTRVISNRIAHLIENAGVPAGKIVALSFTNKSAREMEERVRKMIPRQKLKGIVLSTFHSLGLNILKKHIGLLGYKHPFLLMNQNDQEGFVTTLLIANKVELKKAKVSEVLGKISRIKNSGPAYREYLDSSLVESDQIANLIFDSYQTSLKEQNSLDFDDLILLPGVLLRDFPEVREEYHKKYQYFMVDEFQDTNQTQYVFLRALMGENRNLCVVGDDDQSIYAFRGSDLSLILGFENDFPEANVVRLLENYRSTQVIIQGANSLIKNNLSRRSKELFSSIPGGRKIRYIERMDEKDEAAYVVDCIRDEIIKDARVGSQIAILFRTNFQTRPFEEELRSRSIPYKLVGGYNFFDRKEVRDMISYIRLIANTRDDASLLRILNYPKRGIGPGSISLIHEKAAQMGESLYEILFRVCESPDFIPGLQKKIQSEIYNFVNLIERTKKKFSTAPKMYFAFREFIQDVGIEKEILLEEKDEKVAKARSFNLSELVNMMSYFEENHDSPEKPTLFDFINRLNLLMEDETPSEDDKEDNRIQLLTIHQSKGLEFDSVYVAGMEEGILPNSRVLTEESSVDEERRLLYVAMTRAKKHLCLTGAANRRKFGEQMATQASRFLTEIDSETMDWVSNDEVRQQETEDFFAELEKLKTGS, from the coding sequence ATGAAGCTCAATCCTGAACAGGAAAAAGCGGTTCGCCACGTAGACGGACCGATTCTCATCTTTGCCGGCGCAGGCTCCGGAAAAACGCGCGTGATCTCCAACCGGATCGCGCATTTGATCGAAAACGCGGGAGTTCCCGCGGGAAAAATCGTCGCCTTATCCTTTACGAATAAGAGCGCGCGGGAAATGGAAGAGCGCGTTCGCAAAATGATTCCGCGGCAAAAGCTCAAAGGAATCGTATTGTCCACGTTTCACTCTCTCGGACTCAATATTCTCAAAAAACACATCGGACTTTTGGGATACAAACATCCGTTTCTTTTGATGAACCAAAACGATCAGGAAGGGTTCGTAACTACATTATTAATCGCTAATAAAGTAGAATTGAAAAAAGCGAAAGTCTCCGAGGTTCTCGGAAAAATTTCGAGAATCAAAAACTCGGGACCGGCGTACAGGGAATATCTGGATTCTTCCTTGGTCGAATCGGATCAGATCGCAAATCTTATCTTCGACAGTTATCAGACTTCTCTCAAAGAACAGAATTCCCTCGACTTCGACGATCTCATTCTTTTGCCCGGAGTGCTTCTCCGCGACTTCCCGGAAGTAAGGGAAGAATATCATAAGAAGTATCAATACTTCATGGTCGACGAGTTTCAGGACACGAATCAGACGCAGTATGTTTTTCTAAGGGCGCTGATGGGGGAGAATCGAAATCTTTGCGTGGTCGGAGACGACGACCAATCCATCTATGCGTTCCGAGGATCGGACTTAAGTTTGATTCTCGGATTCGAAAACGATTTCCCCGAAGCGAACGTTGTGCGTCTTTTGGAAAATTACCGATCGACTCAGGTCATCATCCAAGGCGCGAATTCGCTTATCAAAAACAATCTTTCGAGAAGATCGAAGGAATTGTTCTCCTCTATTCCCGGCGGAAGAAAGATCCGTTACATCGAGCGGATGGATGAGAAGGACGAAGCGGCCTACGTGGTCGATTGTATCCGCGACGAAATCATCAAGGACGCGAGAGTCGGAAGTCAGATCGCGATTCTTTTCAGAACGAATTTTCAAACGCGTCCTTTCGAAGAGGAACTCAGAAGCAGATCGATTCCGTATAAACTCGTGGGGGGATATAACTTTTTCGATCGAAAGGAAGTCCGCGATATGATTTCGTACATCCGTCTGATCGCGAACACGAGAGACGACGCTTCTTTATTAAGAATTTTGAATTATCCGAAGCGCGGGATCGGACCGGGAAGCATTTCTCTGATCCACGAAAAGGCCGCGCAGATGGGAGAATCCTTATACGAGATTCTTTTCCGGGTCTGCGAGTCCCCCGATTTCATTCCGGGCCTGCAGAAAAAGATCCAATCCGAAATTTACAACTTCGTAAATCTGATCGAGCGGACTAAAAAGAAATTCTCGACGGCGCCGAAGATGTATTTTGCGTTCCGCGAATTCATCCAAGACGTGGGAATCGAAAAGGAAATTCTTCTCGAGGAAAAAGACGAGAAGGTCGCGAAGGCGCGGTCCTTCAACCTTTCCGAACTCGTAAACATGATGTCTTACTTTGAGGAGAATCACGATTCTCCCGAAAAACCGACCCTGTTCGATTTTATCAACCGGCTCAATTTGCTTATGGAGGACGAGACTCCTTCCGAAGATGATAAGGAAGACAATCGGATCCAGCTGCTCACGATTCATCAATCGAAGGGATTGGAATTCGATTCCGTTTATGTCGCAGGAATGGAAGAAGGAATTCTTCCCAACTCTCGGGTGTTAACCGAAGAATCCTCCGTGGACGAGGAGAGGCGTTTGCTCTACGTGGCTATGACCCGCGCCAAGAAGCATTTATGCTTGACAGGGGCCGCAAATCGACGCAAATTTGGGGAGCAAATGGCTACCCAGGCCTCCCGGTTCCTTACGGAAATCGATTCGGAGACTATGGACTGGGTTTCCAATGATGAGGTTCGGCAACAGGAGACGGAAGACTTCTTCGCCGAGCTGGAAAAATTGAAAACAGGATCGTAG
- a CDS encoding tetratricopeptide repeat protein, which translates to MTLYKKILTLVIILLLSACASGQKSVDSGLSQESAVRSKIQGIDSQLSVSNLDEKKRSSLLMEKAKLLLQIESYKEASIVLKQIQSSKEGKGLEHLDHYLGTAYLGINDTENAIVHFRKSESLDKNYESTTRKKMYAKALYQEEKYGLALGILGRASREKDFEKDILFYETVANSFMRIKEFKRCQMVLEEGLQKFPESPVLKEIQEQLSQVLPR; encoded by the coding sequence ATGACTTTATACAAAAAAATACTGACTCTGGTGATCATTCTCCTTCTTTCCGCTTGTGCGAGCGGTCAGAAATCCGTGGATTCGGGCCTTTCTCAAGAATCCGCAGTTCGCTCGAAAATTCAAGGAATCGATTCTCAACTATCCGTTTCCAATTTGGACGAAAAAAAACGTTCGTCCTTACTCATGGAAAAAGCAAAATTACTGCTTCAAATCGAATCCTATAAAGAAGCTTCCATCGTTTTAAAACAAATCCAAAGCTCCAAAGAAGGAAAGGGTCTGGAACACTTAGACCATTACCTCGGAACCGCTTATCTCGGAATCAACGACACGGAAAACGCGATCGTTCACTTCCGGAAATCCGAGTCCTTGGATAAGAATTACGAGTCCACCACCCGTAAGAAAATGTATGCAAAAGCCCTCTACCAAGAGGAGAAATACGGTCTTGCACTGGGAATTTTGGGACGCGCTTCCAGAGAAAAGGACTTTGAAAAAGACATTCTCTTTTACGAAACCGTAGCCAACAGCTTTATGCGGATCAAGGAATTCAAAAGATGTCAGATGGTTCTGGAAGAGGGTCTTCAGAAATTTCCGGAGAGTCCGGTTCTGAAGGAAATTCAGGAACAACTTTCTCAGGTTCTTCCAAGATAA